A region of Prochlorococcus marinus subsp. pastoris str. CCMP1986 DNA encodes the following proteins:
- a CDS encoding NAD(P)/FAD-dependent oxidoreductase → MNPFDLVVIGGGAAGFMTAVTAAENGVKRIIILEGSSKLMEKVRISGGGRCNVTNASWIPSELAENYPRGGIKLLESFNRFAAGDVFDWFEKRGLNLKIEADNRVFPVSDSSLDVISCLKKNAINKGVEISTKFFVKEILKTSDNLFTIFNREKFSIIAKNIILSTGGHPSGYKLAKNFGHSIIRPVPSLFTFSTKEKKLNECSGVSIKNIDIEIQLNNKSFKNRGDLLITHWGFSGPAVLKLSSIAARELFDQKYKFNLIIRWTNLEYKELKEKIDNLKFNNGKLNLINLRPLPLLTRRLWVFLLNKMEINKDKKWSDLLANEREKMINSLLKDKYIISSKGPFGEEFVTSGGVSINEVNFKSMESLICPGLFFSGEVLDVDGITGGFNFQHCWTSGWLAGQSVSKLCDKVTN, encoded by the coding sequence TTGAACCCTTTTGATTTAGTAGTAATTGGTGGTGGAGCAGCAGGTTTCATGACCGCAGTAACAGCCGCCGAAAATGGTGTTAAAAGAATAATAATTCTTGAAGGCTCCTCAAAACTTATGGAGAAAGTAAGAATAAGTGGAGGAGGTAGATGCAACGTAACTAATGCATCATGGATACCGAGTGAGTTAGCAGAAAATTATCCTCGAGGTGGTATTAAGCTTTTGGAATCATTTAATCGTTTTGCCGCTGGAGATGTATTTGATTGGTTTGAAAAAAGAGGATTAAATTTGAAGATTGAAGCTGATAATAGAGTATTTCCAGTATCTGATTCATCTTTAGATGTAATAAGTTGCTTAAAAAAAAATGCCATAAATAAAGGGGTAGAGATATCAACTAAATTTTTTGTAAAAGAAATTTTAAAAACTTCAGATAACCTTTTTACTATTTTTAATAGAGAAAAATTTTCGATAATTGCAAAAAATATTATTCTCTCTACTGGAGGCCATCCTAGTGGATATAAATTAGCTAAAAATTTTGGCCACAGTATAATCAGACCTGTCCCGTCCCTTTTTACTTTCTCCACAAAAGAAAAAAAATTGAATGAGTGTAGTGGTGTCTCTATTAAAAATATAGATATTGAAATTCAACTAAATAACAAATCTTTCAAAAATAGAGGAGATTTACTTATAACTCATTGGGGATTTAGCGGCCCTGCTGTCCTAAAGCTCTCTTCGATAGCTGCGAGAGAATTGTTTGACCAGAAGTATAAATTTAATTTAATAATTAGATGGACAAACCTTGAATATAAAGAGTTAAAAGAAAAAATTGATAACCTAAAATTTAATAATGGAAAATTAAACTTAATTAATTTAAGACCTCTACCTTTGTTAACAAGGAGGTTGTGGGTGTTCTTATTAAATAAAATGGAAATTAATAAAGATAAGAAGTGGTCAGATCTTCTTGCAAATGAAAGAGAGAAAATGATAAATAGCCTATTGAAAGATAAATATATTATTTCTAGTAAAGGCCCCTTTGGAGAGGAATTTGTCACCTCTGGAGGTGTCTCTATCAATGAAGTTAATTTTAAAAGTATGGAAAGTTTAATATGTCCAGGTTTATTTTTTTCTGGTGAAGTTCTAGATGTTGATGGAATCACTGGGGGATTCAATTTTCAACATTGTTGGACGAGTGGATGGCTTGCAGGACAGTCAGTCTCAAAGTTATGTGACAAAGTAACAAATTAA
- a CDS encoding DUF805 domain-containing protein gives MYNNFLNAYQEFWLKATNFNSKTTRSDWWRVQLVNIIISIFTIPIFLRTFGFNIYGLVCIVPQIAIDVRRLRDFGKNWEWIFINLIPVFGWIVWFIWLGFGKSGNGKSKFI, from the coding sequence ATGTATAATAATTTTTTGAATGCCTATCAAGAATTTTGGCTTAAAGCTACAAACTTTAATAGCAAAACAACAAGATCTGATTGGTGGCGAGTTCAATTAGTAAACATTATTATCTCTATTTTTACTATTCCAATATTTCTAAGAACATTTGGTTTTAATATTTATGGATTAGTTTGTATAGTCCCTCAGATAGCTATTGATGTTCGAAGGTTAAGAGACTTTGGAAAGAACTGGGAGTGGATATTTATAAATTTGATACCAGTGTTTGGCTGGATAGTATGGTTTATATGGCTTGGTTTTGGTAAATCTGGAAATGGGAAGTCAAAATTTATTTAA
- a CDS encoding cupin domain-containing protein: MRILIKSPCSASLIIQYGIKNWPIWEREPCNFSWIYREKEICYIIEGEAKIKTEAGESYLIKSGDLVEFPEGLSCEWKIIKSLKKHFRLGE; the protein is encoded by the coding sequence GTGAGAATTCTTATTAAATCGCCATGCAGCGCCAGTTTAATAATTCAGTACGGAATAAAGAATTGGCCTATTTGGGAGCGCGAACCATGTAATTTTTCTTGGATTTACAGGGAAAAAGAAATTTGTTACATAATTGAAGGTGAAGCAAAAATTAAAACTGAAGCTGGAGAAAGTTACTTAATTAAATCAGGAGACTTGGTTGAATTTCCTGAAGGACTTTCTTGCGAATGGAAAATAATTAAAAGTTTGAAAAAACACTTTAGATTAGGGGAATAG
- a CDS encoding GAF domain-containing protein, with amino-acid sequence MQNLIPKKEEEERRLKALAEYRILGTKPESCYDDITKIAASTCNVPISLMTLVDKDKQWFKSKVGLEINETKRDWSFCTHAIQENSPLIIQDAFQDERFINNPLVTGDPKIRFYAGFPLKNRDGNKLGTLCVIDRKPGNLSLKQFNVMELLSKQIVAFLELRKKSLNLLEALSNLHKQEGILSVCSYCREVKNNDGDWMHLEKYLSKISDIRFSHGVCDVCMEKHFPDVVEVWNKKDSFQEGQKRFLKS; translated from the coding sequence ATGCAAAATCTAATTCCTAAAAAGGAAGAAGAAGAAAGAAGGTTAAAAGCATTAGCTGAATATAGAATATTGGGGACTAAACCAGAATCCTGTTATGACGATATTACAAAAATAGCAGCTTCAACCTGTAATGTTCCGATATCTTTAATGACCTTAGTTGATAAAGATAAGCAATGGTTTAAGTCAAAAGTGGGCCTCGAAATTAATGAAACAAAAAGGGATTGGTCTTTTTGTACCCATGCTATTCAAGAAAATAGCCCATTAATTATTCAGGATGCTTTTCAGGATGAAAGATTTATCAATAATCCCTTGGTAACTGGTGATCCTAAAATTAGGTTTTATGCTGGGTTTCCTCTTAAAAATAGAGATGGTAATAAACTTGGAACTTTATGTGTTATCGATCGGAAACCAGGTAATCTTTCTCTAAAACAATTCAATGTAATGGAATTATTATCTAAGCAAATAGTTGCTTTTTTGGAGTTAAGAAAGAAATCTCTCAATTTATTAGAGGCTTTATCTAATTTGCATAAACAGGAGGGTATATTATCAGTCTGTTCATATTGCAGAGAAGTCAAAAATAATGATGGTGATTGGATGCATTTAGAAAAATATCTATCGAAAATAAGTGATATAAGATTTAGTCATGGTGTTTGTGATGTTTGTATGGAAAAGCATTTCCCAGATGTGGTTGAGGTCTGGAATAAAAAAGATTCTTTTCAGGAGGGACAAAAAAGGTTCCTAAAATCCTAA
- a CDS encoding DUF2214 family protein, translated as MLLGTLFTGEIAKSALVAYIHYLGIILCFGSLLFERLTLKVDLNRNQTISMVVADVIYGLAGVAILVTGILRVKYFGQGGDFYTENPIFWIKVSLYILVGLLSLYPTTTYILWAIPLSKNKLPEISEKLVKRFRFIITTELVGFATIPLFATLMARGVGLG; from the coding sequence ATGTTACTAGGAACTTTATTTACGGGTGAAATAGCTAAAAGTGCATTAGTTGCTTATATCCATTACCTGGGAATCATTCTTTGTTTTGGATCTCTTTTATTTGAAAGGCTGACTTTAAAAGTTGATCTTAATAGAAACCAAACTATTTCAATGGTTGTTGCAGATGTTATTTATGGCTTAGCTGGGGTTGCAATATTGGTTACTGGAATTTTACGGGTTAAATATTTTGGACAAGGAGGTGATTTTTATACAGAAAATCCAATTTTTTGGATTAAAGTATCTCTGTATATTTTAGTTGGATTATTATCTTTATACCCAACAACAACTTATATTTTGTGGGCGATACCATTGAGTAAAAATAAACTACCTGAGATCTCAGAAAAACTTGTAAAAAGATTCAGATTTATTATTACAACTGAATTAGTAGGTTTTGCAACTATCCCTCTTTTCGCGACTTTAATGGCGAGAGGCGTGGGTCTAGGTTGA
- a CDS encoding DUF1643 domain-containing protein: protein MERSCLISTNKEYRWSLSFKINKSKKEIIFIGLNPSLSDLNYIDNTTRKIIKICKNYNYGNLKIINLFALISKTPDKLFTHKKPVGYLNNKFINKSLKYWSENKNCHLWLGWGNKGIFLNRNYKISKKIMNFYSIKKDKFVNPLGPLFIKKTKKQNPIHPLYCSNNSVLQSESSLKFS, encoded by the coding sequence ATGGAAAGAAGTTGTTTAATAAGTACAAATAAAGAATATAGATGGAGTTTAAGTTTTAAAATAAATAAATCAAAAAAAGAAATAATTTTCATAGGTTTAAATCCATCCCTTTCAGATTTGAATTATATTGATAATACAACGAGGAAAATAATCAAAATCTGCAAAAACTATAACTATGGAAATCTTAAAATAATAAATCTATTCGCTTTAATTTCCAAAACACCTGATAAATTATTCACTCATAAGAAACCTGTTGGCTATTTAAACAATAAATTTATAAATAAAAGTTTAAAATACTGGTCTGAAAATAAAAATTGTCACTTGTGGTTGGGCTGGGGCAATAAAGGGATCTTTCTTAATAGGAATTACAAAATTTCTAAAAAAATAATGAATTTTTATTCAATAAAAAAAGATAAATTTGTGAATCCCTTAGGTCCGCTTTTTATAAAAAAAACAAAAAAACAAAATCCTATACACCCGTTATATTGCTCTAATAATTCAGTACTTCAATCAGAATCTTCATTAAAGTTCTCGTGA
- a CDS encoding DMT family transporter: MIGIFSAFGAAISWTYACFIWRSQTEKYKSIDINLVKNIIAFLIFLPAFINLSVLNNLKSIITLLFSGVIGIGLGDTFYIKSLQLIGTRRTLSIETLSPILAALSGEIFINENLAFRSYQGILIISISLFILLRQRTNLIVNNLTNITERNNLSVYVFPFLSVLCAVSGGLLSRKVFLESNLSPFQATEIRLLGAIIFLIIIKKFRINFFLKKLDFNDQKRFLLSILLGTNLGILLQQIVFKTLPLGIGWTLLSTSPVISLFFATKEEGQITKGIIFFTTLLFLGLCLIII; the protein is encoded by the coding sequence TTGATTGGAATTTTTTCGGCCTTTGGAGCAGCAATATCATGGACTTATGCATGCTTCATATGGCGTTCGCAAACCGAAAAGTATAAATCCATAGATATTAATTTAGTAAAAAATATAATCGCATTTCTAATTTTTCTTCCTGCATTTATCAATCTCAGTGTTTTAAATAATTTAAAATCTATTATTACTCTATTATTTAGTGGAGTTATAGGAATAGGATTAGGAGATACTTTTTATATAAAGTCATTGCAGCTAATTGGTACTAGAAGAACTTTATCTATTGAAACACTATCTCCAATATTAGCTGCATTATCTGGTGAAATTTTTATTAATGAAAACCTAGCATTTAGGTCTTATCAAGGTATTTTAATTATATCAATTTCACTTTTCATTCTACTTAGGCAGAGAACTAATCTCATAGTTAATAATTTGACCAACATTACAGAACGAAATAATTTAAGCGTTTATGTATTTCCATTTTTATCAGTTTTATGTGCTGTTTCAGGGGGTCTATTATCTCGAAAAGTATTTTTAGAAAGCAATCTATCTCCTTTCCAGGCAACGGAGATCAGGTTACTTGGAGCAATAATATTTTTAATAATAATAAAAAAATTTAGAATTAATTTTTTCTTAAAGAAATTAGATTTTAATGATCAAAAAAGATTTTTACTCTCAATATTATTAGGAACAAATTTAGGCATATTGCTTCAACAAATTGTTTTCAAGACTCTTCCTTTAGGCATAGGTTGGACTTTACTTAGTACCTCCCCCGTAATTTCTCTTTTTTTCGCAACTAAAGAAGAAGGACAGATAACAAAAGGTATAATATTCTTTACTACATTATTATTTTTAGGTTTATGTCTAATAATTATATGA